From the genome of [Limnothrix rosea] IAM M-220, one region includes:
- a CDS encoding electron transporter — translation MFASLVVGLRQLMGNSRFNQIRGKAIGLHCKVISNFCNFIGIDSKERQNLIRLARNNGKQLGFMA, via the coding sequence ATGTTTGCATCTTTAGTCGTCGGATTACGCCAACTCATGGGTAACAGCCGTTTCAACCAAATTCGAGGTAAAGCCATTGGTCTACACTGCAAGGTAATCTCCAATTTCTGTAACTTCATTGGTATTGACTCTAAAGAGCGTCAAAATCTTATTCGCCTTGCCCGTAACAATGGTAAGCAGCTTGGTTTTATGGCTTAA